CCTCCGGAAATCAAGCCGTACAAAATCAACGCAAAATCCATGCAGGCAATACCAGCTGCAAGCGATAAGAAGCAGGCAAAAAAACCGGTTAACACACTCGTCAAAACACACCAGACAGCTCCAAGATCGGTTTCAAGTCCTTCACTAGAAGGATCTGCGTATTCAACTCTATATAATGACAACAACGTCTATGGCTCAAGCGAAAGTGAgatttcaatgaagaagagaccCACTGATGAAAGAACGGCACAAATCCTTGAAAACGCAAGAAAGGGTATAAGTAATAGGAAAAACCAACCAAGTAGGAGAACTTCAAGTAGTGCTGCTTCGGCTGCCTCGGCGGCCTCGGCTGCTCTGACCAAAAAAGCAATAGAAAGTTTCCCAACTTCTAGCTCAAAGGGTAGCAGATCAAGCTCTCCTGCTACAACGCCAAGGCCAGGATATTTTAGACGTCCTCTGTCTGCAGATAGTAGACCGTCCGTCAGATCTGTGACATCTTCCGCATCTGTTTTATCATCAAAGATTCCAATGTCTCCTTATACTTCTCCAATCTCAACCCCCGCGACACCATATAATTCATACCAAGTGACTCCACCTTCTACAGCAAGACAGCAAGATTATTTTAATAGTGAAACGGCAGCACCTGAGCCTTCTGATGGGCAagatgcaaaaaaaatttctgaatTACCTTTAATGAATAAACGCGATATACATTGGTCTTTTTacctgaaaaatatcaatgaaCATGTACTCAGggctgaaaaattagatTTTTTGGTCACGAATTCTTATActttagagaaaaaaatccttAAATTAAATGGCTCATTGCTGGATCCTCAATCGATGAGTAAGCCAAGACAGACATTTTTATCTCAAGTTGCCAGGAGTGGCGGAGATGTTACGGGTTTCCGGAGTGATCCAGCTATGATTTCTTGTTCCCAAACTGAAActgctttttatttgcAAAACATTATCGATTTGCAACTTTTGGAGGATGATTACCGAATTGAAGGTGGTGAATTATCGAAGTTGCTTACCAACGTGAgtagagaagaaaatgaacaTAGTAAAAACAACTTGCCTGAAGACGATGATAAATCGGAGTTGGACGGCAAGGGAAGCTCTGTTTTTTCTGGcaagttcaaaaagttgTTCCACCCTACTATAGCGACTGAGTCACTCTCTGCATCCGATGACAAAAGCAAGTACTACAAACGAACTATTGTAATGACATCTTTTGGGCGTTGTCTAGTATTTGCCAAGAGAAGACAACCAAATCCACTTACAAACTTGAAGTACGAATTAGAATATGACATTAATTTGCGTCAGCATGGAACTCgaatcaaagaattggTCATTCCCTTAGAAATGGGAACTAATCATATGATCGCAATTCAAACGCCATACAAATCATTTCTCCTGAAGACTGACAAAAGGAGCACAAGCAAACTGTTCACGgttttaaaaaaaatactcaATTCAAACACAAATAAGATCGAGAAACAGTTATTACAGAGGAGTCAAAAAATAACggaaagaagaacatcatcatctggAAGAGGAGTGCATATAGATCCAACACCTTCAAAGTGTCCTTCGCCAAAACCCAGGCCACATAGCCAATCTCCATCCATATCAAAGCACAATTCGTTTTCGGAATCAATTAATAGTGCGAAGACAAACAGGTCCAGCAGAATTTTTGATACGTTTATCAGCGctaaagaacaaaattcaaaaaaacatgCTGTCCCAATCGCGTTAACCAGTAAATTAGTTAATGGATTACCAAAAAGACAAGCTGCTGCGGGATTAGGCCTAAACACAGGTACAAATTCCAATAActcatcatcaaaatcGAAGGGATCGTAataatcaattttttttcatagtatttttttaccagGGCACATATATACGctaaaattatatataaaggattatttttttacgCAAAATCTTCCAATTATCAAGTGGAAGTATATCAGAACGGAAGGAATGCTGAACTTTAAGAAAACATAGAAATATATAtcattttatattattaatgtgcttttttttaacGTACACTACTTCTGTACTTACAAAGGCCGCTCCCTATACTTACGaatttttatctttgtcactttcaacttcttcttcttcatcgtcttctaGTTCTTCTATTTCGACGGTGAAACCTTGAGTTTCAAGGAATGCTTGAACAGATTCTAATTTACCTGGATGACAGGCCACAAATGCAACACTCTTTGCAGGATTAAACATATtaacaaaatatttctgCATGACATTTTGTAAATCCTTTTCACTAACATTTTGTAACCTTTCCAAATACAATTCATTAAAATCATTCCCTCTTTGTAAACAAAATTCATCGGTATATCTAGACAAAGCCGTTTCAAAATATCCGCATTCAATAGTGGCCATTCTATTAATAATACTACTAATAGCACCCTGAATTAACTGCTCATCAAACTTCAAGGCACCAGAGGCATAATCCTGAACAATCTGTTTGCCAGCTTCGTAGCATTTGATAACATCAGCACCGCGGTAAATGTTGAATCCCCAAGAATTTATTTCACATAATTTTAACATACCGGCACCATAAGCCAATCCGGCACCGCGAATTCCCTTCCAAAACGGGCCTTCAACGCACTGTAAGTATTCAGAAGCCAATGAAACAATTGCGTATTCGGGGTCGTGGTAGTCCAGATTAAACGGAATAGATGTTATTAGATTCATATAAGCAGATTCTGAGGCAGGAGTCGTTATTATGAACGCCCTTTCACTAGGCCTCTCACAGATTGACGAAATGGAACTCAAGGCTCTGGGAGCTGGTGGGATTTTAACCTTTTCAACGGGATGCTCAATATTCAAGGACTTAATCAAGGGATTCCATGGCTCATAAATATCAGTGATCTTTGAAATATCACCGAGGACCAAAATGTGAAACTTGTTGAAATTCGACCTTAATTGCCTTCTCATTATTTCTATTCTTGGTAGGAtttctttctcaaaatttccaTTCTCAATCTCTTCCAAGATTTCTTGCAATTTCGTTTCAACAAACAATGGATCAGTGGATTTTTTCAGCGATCTTGCTGAATACAGGTTTCTATTAGTTAGGGAATCCAGCATAACGCTACCTTCTCTTTTCCATTCAACAATAGAATTCAGATAATTCTCTAGGAGGATACGAACGCGCTTTTCATCGAAAACAATATCGAATAAGCAATGCTTGATCCATTGCACAGATTGAGAGTAACCGCCAGCTTTACATTGGATTCTAAAATCAATCAAATCGGGACAGGAACCTTGCAAACCTTGACTAATTTGTGCGTCAACAGTCTCTGATTTCAACTTGGCAACAACTTCTTCATATGAAAGTATTGTTTCAACATTGTTCTCTTGATCAAATATCTTCATTGGCATAGAAAATAACTCATCAAATAAATTATAGTATGGTAACAGCGAAGTATCTTTTATGGAGGTAGAATTGACCAAACAATGCAGCTCTATAAACTGGGATGGGAAATGATTTAgatgaatgaaaaaaggaaagttGTTTGGCCTCTTTTCTAGGATTTCTTTGGTCATCGGGTCATTGAGATCGTTATTCTTATATGAATTAACAATTGCAATACTCTTCGTATTGACAAACTGAACACTTTTTGAGGGATTGTggatttcaaatttttgtaaCAAAGACTTCGGAATGGGTTTATCATTAATGTTTTTTGCATCATTTAACTTGGTTAACAACTCCAGCCTCCTATTTTCATCGAATTCAACTTCCCTTTGCTTGATCAAATTCAATCTTTCTGTTTCTATACGCTCATACATTTGGGCACTCGGTTTAGCCGTGACAATAATCGGCTTATTGTCcacaaatatttttttcaataatgatTCCCATTTTTGCTGGGGCCATTGTGATAAAGAGTCAAAATCACTTAAATTCTCAAGGGAGGAAACCAATGAAGAACCGTCTTCATGACCGTAAATGTAATCGGTGATTACAGCGGTAGACAAAGCGCTCtcaccatttttttcattatttagTAAGTATTCCCATTTGGTGTTTTCGACCACTTGTTTTACTCTTGGTAAATCAATTTTAtggttcttcaaaatctctAATACCTTATTCTTCGTTACAATTACCTTTTCTGAGGGAACACCTTGAATGCGCAAGTTGATTATGGTTCTCATAAAATCATCCGTCCAATATTCAGTAGAATTCGCCATGGGGTCGTCAATTTCAACGAGCTCCCTGGTAAAAATAGCTAATGCTGACTCAGTAAAATAATCTAACAGTACAGAAACTGCTAAATCACTACGGAAATCAGTATAGGGCATACcaatccaagaaaaaaataaatcgCTTTGGCTTTCATCAAGTTCAGGGAATTCCACAGTGGATTCGGTTACTTTATCTCTGAATTGCGGTATATGTGATAGCTTGGTATCCAAGAATGGCCTTTTCTTTGGAACATCAGATGGAATTTCCGGCAATGTATCGTCCCATTTTTCCATGACAGTCAGTAGTTCATCTGTTGGAACGTTACCACAAACAATGATACAAAGATTATCAGAAGAATACAAAGATTCATGAAATTTcctgatttcttcattggtTAAGGTTctcaaatttttggttaAGCCACCAGTTTCTGACCGATAACCACTTCCTTCAGGGAACATTAAACGTTGCTTTTCTAAAGCTGAAACATACCAACTTTGGGTTTCGATGGCTTCCATCTCACTAAAAACCACACCTTTATCACTCAAATTTTCCGGATCGATATGGTATACCTCAGTTAAGCAAGCCTCATCAGTTAAAGTTGGATGTAAAATATGATCTAGATAAGTAGGTAGCAATTTAGAAAAGCCCTTCCAGCCAGCACTGGCCAGGGTATAGACGGTTTGATCAGTATCAGTCCAGGCGTTGGTAATGGACATAGACAAATTTCCAGCTGTATCCAATAAACCTTTATATGGATAAGATTTAGAGCCCATGAAGATCAAGTGCTCCAAAGTATGTGGAGCGCCCGAGTCATTTGGGCATTCTGTAGGGACAGCAAAATATCCGTGAACCAATGTGGAGGTCTTGTGATTTATGTGTACCAGTTGCAATTTGGTCCGTTCCGAGATGTACTTAGTTATATGGTATTGTGGAACATAATCTGGTTGAAACGATACGATTTTTCTAAACCCCATTGTGAGGATTCGACAAGTTGTGTTGAAGTTACGTATAACTGGTCTTTGCGCCGCTTGCTGGAACACTTTCAATCTTATACAAAGTAATTGCTCCTACTGCTTCTCACTTTTCCTTTGTTGTTTCAAGCCTTTTTGCCACATCTGTAAACttccaaatgaaaaatttacaatATGCAATACTTGAGAAATACGAAAGAAGATATGAGGATATTCAGAAATATCAAGGGCGCgcatatacatatacatattcaGATAAGTTAAACGAGTTTCTCTTCCATAGGAGGGTCTAATCTCCTTCAGAAGTCTAACGTCTAAAAGTTCGTAAAGGATATCATCATAAAAGTATACAACACCATATAACAAGATACATCACGCAATATAAGCACAGTGCAGTTCATGGTCTGCTCACCTGAGCTAAAAATTCCACCCTGCCAGTGCTGGTATGCGAGCTTACTTACTTCCCGATACTGAAATGAATCTGTTGAAACAGTTGCAGTGGTAAAAGATGGCCCTCTTTTATATGtcgtgaaaaaattttctcatctaaaaaaaaaaaaaaaaaaatcacgATTAATTTTTTACCCAGTCACAAAAATGATGGGATTAGAGGCCATTGCAAAGCTAATATCTTGATTgctctattttttttatattagACTACATCTTCAGGTTCTATATCACTGTATATAACAGGGCAGACTGGGCGTAACgcttatttcttcttttcttgctttgCCTTTGGTTTGGGTGCCACTagtctttctttttcgccCCAGACCAACTTGTGTGGTACCatgaatttgttcaaagTCTCTTCGTCTACTTGGGCTCTACGTTCTTGGAAAGCCTTGACAAATACTTGAAGAGTTTCAATACATAGCTTCTTCATTTCACCGGACAACAGTTCACCGGCTGTATATTTGTCATAACATTCTTTTAGGAAAGCATCGTcgtctttgaaaaatgacaaGTATTGGTATGCAACGTCGACATCGGGGTTACCACCCAATTCTCTATGTAGATCGGCGGATACTTGACCACCGCTGAATGCGTACttattgattttcttttggattTGCTTTGGTGTATCGGTCATGAAAATGGCAGTGGTGTCATCAGAGGCTGACATCTTGGTGGTGGAACCTTGCAAAGCTGGAAAAAACCTGGAATGCAGTAATGCGGGCTTAGAGTATTTTAATTTATCTGCTACGTCCCTACAGACCCTGAAGTATGGATCTTGGTCAATGGCACATGGAATCAAACATGGTGTCTTATCAGGCAAACCTAAAACATCAGGAAATGAGCTTGGGAATGCGGTAGCAATTTGGATGGATGCGAAATGGAACTTACCAATACAATCGGAGTCGTTGAATCCGAAAACGGCCTTTGCAGTAGATCCTGTAATTTGTCTGGAGACTCTGACGACAGTTTCGTAAAACGCACCACCCATATATTGTAAATCAGAGAAGATAAAAGTGTTCTTTGGATCAAACCCAACGGCAATTATATCCTTGGCATTTTCCCGGGCAAAATTCTTGACGTCGTTGATCGTTAGCTTGTGTTTGAATAAAAACTTTTCGTCATCAGTCAACTCAATGACTAATGGTACGTCGAACACCTCTTGTAACCACTTCGTGAACACGAATGGGATCATATGACCCAGGTGCATGGAATCACTCGAGGGACCTCTACCAGTGTACAGGAAAAAGGGCTTTCCCTGCTCGTAAAGATCTAGAATTTTGGTGAAATCACGCTCactgaaaaataaaccCTTTCGCATAAAATGGTGTGGTTCACGGCCAGTCACCTGttgaaatcttttcaaCGTCTCTTCATTAACTGGTTTGGTACCGAACTGTTTGATCAGCTTATCGTAATCGATATTTTGAGCTCTACCTTGTTCATCAACACCACCTTCCACATCCCAAGGTGTGACAACTTGTTCTTTAACGTCGGCGGTTTTTAGTTCGGATACTTGTTGGGTGATTTTCTCCACACTCTCGTCGTTGCTCATCCTTAACTTATACCTGACGCTGTACCTTATTTCCTTATTGcttttatttcaaaaacctaaatgaatggaaaaaattttcagcgTTtttaatctttttttttttcaattataaACGGTAAGGATGTATTACGGAAGTAAAATAATATCCTGAACACCTGTAAATGGGTGAGATACTGGATAAACTCATGAGTCATACTATTGTTCTCGTCTTATGATTTacttaaaaaaagtttctATATCTaagaaaatatttacaGCAAAAACGCCTTACGTTGACCTATGTTTTCATTCTAGTCTTTGTATAGCCATGAAGTAATTACCGACATCCGAGCAGTCGTGTTCGACCCACCCTCGCAATGGAAGGTACATGGTTCCCTTTAGGTCTAGTAATCGGAATTGGCCACTGTAGTTATCATTGAACCAGGCAATAATTTCTTTCGAATTGATGTATTTGCTCAAATGGTGTGTTCCCTTTGGAACAACCTTTAAGACGTTCTCCCCCATGTAAATGGTAGTGAACCACGAGATAAGATCTCTGTTGATGGTGCTTAAGAAGAGTACCCCGTTGTCGGGACTCAACCTCGTCCAACAGTGCCTTAAAATTTCACTGGGTACGTCCACGTGCTCAAGCATTTCCATACAAGTAATAATATTGAATTGTCCAGTGACATCTTCTAATGCCTTGCATTCATAACTGAGCTTCCTCTCGAGCATAGGGTCTTTCTTGGAATGCTCTTTTGCAACCATAATACACTCATGAGTCAAATCAATTCCTTGAACACTTTTCACCCATTTGAGTCTCGCTAGTGATTCGCTCAAGATGCCGCCACCACATCCAACGTCCAGGACGCTCATTCCCGGTCTTTCATCCAGACTGCTCTCTATACTCTCTTGTATCTCACGTTGAATATTATCACACACATACTCGGGTAAAAACTCTTTGTAGTTGAATGCAGGGACAAATATCTCAGGATCCTGAATTTTGACCTGGTTTCTTATCGTTCTTTGTACAAAATCCAATCTGGCAAGATTCATTTTGTGTAAAATTCTCTGCGATCCGTTGGTGTCCCACCACGTGGGGGCCAGCTCCCGGAAATGCTTCACTTCATCTTCTGATGCATCTGTGCTCTTATGCCTTGTTTGGGCCCCGACTGTAATCCTCGAACAAAGACCCAGATTCTTCCAAACACGAACGGGCCTTAATAGTCCAGACCTCAGCAACATAATAAATCCTAGAATGCTGTCTTACTTCCTGTTCCCTCTCTTTGACTTTGCACAGATATGGCTTATTTTGACATCCctctttttgaacaaagaaaatgaaagaaaaaagggcTTGAATACTTTTAACGACTTCCTAATATGTATAAGGATTGTAATACACGTAAAAGTAGGTAAAAAGTCTTTTATATACGTCTGAAGACGCTTTTACATCTgtttattgaagaatatgCTCTATAAAATCCAAAGTTTGTGCGCAATTGATTGTATCGACGTATACTGTAATCGTGCGTCATCTTAGCGCCTGAGGCAGATCGATTCAAGTCCCTCCTGTAGTAGTCCCAAAAGAATTCGTTAGACATTATAGATTTTGAATAAGACGGTGGTTTAGTGACTAGACTCTGATGCTTCATGTTGCACATATACAACAAATTTCTTGCCCTAGTCATACCGACGTAAAGGGAATTTGTGTCCATGGGGAAATTGGACACGCTCCCATTTGTCAGAAATACTATAGGAAACTCTAACCCTTTGGCAGAATGAATCGTTGATAGCTTTATAGTTCCCGGGCCGGCGGTTTGCAATGTCTGTTTAGCTTGATGGAAAGTCATTGTTTGATCGAAATATGTCTCTAAAAACCATTTAACAAAGGAAATACTTGGTGGTTTATTCAACTTTGACACTTTCATCACTTGAGCCATTTCTTGCAAATGTGATTTAAATTCTGATGATGACTGGGAGTCGCTCATTGATTGGAAATACATGGGATTTAGGTTCAagttatttattatttcagAAATCTTTTCTATAAGTTCCAAAGGATCCTCCAATTGGTGAATTTGGTCACTTTCGATCATTTCGTATAAATTAGATGtataattttcaattttcttcttaatGGAGAAACCCAGTGGCCATTCGAAATTGGGAACCATGGTTATGTATTTCCAAATCGATAGATTCTTCAAGCCGCAAGCCTTATATAAAGCTTGTATTGAAGCATCACCAACCCCCTTGATAGCACTCATTGTGACTAGTAGGCTGAAATCACTTTGCCATTTGTCACTCGTGTTGAACCCGTGGCTATGCTTCTCGTCGGACGCTAGAGAACACACTTTCAAGATATCTAAGAGAAACTGGATTCGTAGGTCGTCCATCCAATCGGGCTGactcttcaatttttgaaaaggaataccgtatttcttcaagacaCTGGCTAATTTTGTCAAATGTGAATTTGTTCTTGATAAAATAGCAAtatctgaaaattttgccGAGGAGCAAACTAATTGAGtaattttatcaattatAAATTCAGATTCTGCAACTAAGTCATCAAATGACACTAATTGAGGTGAAACACCACATGGTAGCTTGCGAACCAGTTCTGGTGGTGTTTCGTCAGTATCATCAAGGACCGGTTTCTCTGTTGGCGGAAGATTAATAACTTTTGACGCTAAAGAGATGATTTCAGGAGTAGATCTAAAATTATCAAACAGCTTCAAAGTAGTGGTAGAGAATCTTGGATGTAGATTGTCTAGTTGCAACATGATCTGCCTGTTACATCCCAAGAACTCGTAAATACTTTGATTCGTATCTCCAAACATGATAAGCTGTTTCCCTTTGCAAATTGTGGTAATCAAAGGTGATAAGCTTGGATAAAGATCCTGAAATTCATCGATAAGAACAAccttatattttttttggagatcCTGAGTGAAAGAGGATGAGGCATCTGCATGAGAACAATCGAGCTctagatatttttttgcacGAATAATCAAATCATCATTAGTCATCACTTTACAGTTATCCATTAATTCAACCAATTTCTCAATAACGGAGTTAGCATCCCTTGCCACAATATTGCTGCTCCTATTGCCATTTAGCTTGTAATCCTTGATAACCTTTTCTAGTTCTTTATACGATTTAAAATAGTGCGGAGTTCTCTTGGACGGCGGCAACAACTTCATCAGTCCCCTCCAGCCTATTTCCTCTATGATGTTTACCATTCCTTCATTCTCCACAACGATTCTATTTGCTAATCCATGGATGGTATAACATCCAATCTGACTCACTATTTCCCTGCTTGTATGTGAGTATTCAAACACGGATAACAAATTCTCTATGATATTATCGACTGCTTTGTTTGTTAGCGAAAATATCAGTATTTCGTCGGGCTTAATATTCTCCACAGTGACTAAATGTAATACTTTATATAGTAACGTTAGTGTTTTTCCTGAGCCTGGGCCCGCAGTGACTTTTAACGTAGATGCTGGTTCATACGGCTTGTTTACTACTTTCCATTGCGACGGTGTTAGCTTATCCATTTGTCTTCAATGCACGAACTTGTTGCGCCTTCCTTATAtttggatattttttttcatgacAATGTAGGTTCTTGTTGTGAGCTATAAGTTTTGATCATCAACTTTTAAGCTTTAAtgatacaaaaaaaaagacataTGACACACATgacaatgaaaagaaaacaagaacaaaaatttggatGATGCGCTCAATATGAAAGTTATAGTATTTGTATAAATAGATTAGGCCTTAGTATTTAGTCTATGAATCTTGGCTAACATACCAGCTAATTGTAAGTACGTTCCGACACCCTCCAGAATTCTCATGTGGGTCAGACCTATTTCTTTAATCATTTCTAACCTAACTGATTCTTTAACTTGCGTTAGATTTTTGGTAACACGAAAGGATGTTGTAACAATATCAATTGAGGAATAAccttttttccaaagatcCGTTCTCAAGATTTGAATTGAATCGTCTAGATTTGTGGCCAATAGCATCTTCTTCACTATTAGAGGGTGTGGAGAATCAACAATCCTGAAGACATTATCTGCGTTCACTAGATCATGCCCCGCAACTGTACTTTGCAGGTTGTTTATTGCCTGTCTCATGTCACCTTCTGCAGTGAAAATGATTGCTTCTAAACCGTCATTAGTATATTTCACATCTTCTAATTTTATAATCTCTAAAAGACGTTTCAAGACATCTTCATCTGATAGTTTAGAATACCTCAGAATTGCACATCTACTTTGCAACGGTTCGATGATTTTGTTTGATTGATTACAAGCAAACGCAAACCTTGTAGAATTTGAATACAGCTCCATAGTCCTTCTCAATGCTTGCTGAGCACCCGCTGTCATGGAGTCCGCTTCATCAAGAATGATGATCTTATGTCTTCCCTGGGGCAgatgcaattttttttgggcGAAATGTTTTATTTGGTTTCTGACGACATCAATACCTCTATCGTCTGAAGCATTCAATTCCAACACACCATCAGCATAGGAATTGCCTAGCAATTCATGAGCAAGACAGTGAACCGAGGTGGTCTTACCTATACCTGGCATACCCGATATGATCATGTGGGGCATATTACCATCTTTAGCGATTTGCTGGAGCCTATCAATGGTCTCCTTATTACCGACTATATCAGATAAAACTTTAGGACGGTATTTCTCCACCCATGGAAGTTGCAAGGTCAAAATCTTGGACATTATGAAGGACTCTTTGTTATCTTCTGGATGTTCTCATTAATGTTACGATGTACCATGAAAGGTATACAGATGCTTCTGTCATACTACATAGGTATTGTACATAATTAGGtttccatctttttcccaagaaaaaaaatcgcGTTTAAGCTAATAGTGGGTGATgtgacaatgaaaaattttcattgtcTTTGAAACACGATGAGTGCTGTAGCTTGTACCTTGCAAACAAGCAACTAAGAGTCAGGTCTGTGGGGAGAACGACATGTCCGATGATATAACAGATCAAAGCGAAGAATTGGTGAATAGAACACCACCTTTACCACCAGTACCAGAAGGCATGTCCAAAAAGcagtggaagaaaatgtgTAAAAGACAAAGATGGGAAGAAAACAAATCGAAATACAATGCCGAACGTCGtgtgaagaagaagagactTCGCCACGAGAGAAGCGCGAAGATTCAAGAGTACATTGATAGGGGAGAAGATGTCCCTCAGGAGCTTGTCAGAGAGCCTCGAGTTAATGTAAATCAAATTGACTCGGGGATCGAGATCATACTTGACTGTTCCTTTGACGAACTGATGAATGATAAGGAGATAGTCAGCTTGTCCAACCAGGTTACTAGGGCATATTCCGCCAATAGAAGGGCCAGCCATTTCGCAGAAATCAAAGTGGCGCCATTCGATAAAAGACTAAAGGAACGATTCGAAACCActctgaaaaatacaaactatgaaaaatggaaccattttaaatttttattGGACGACAAAATTATGTATGGAGATGAGCACATAGGTAAGGACAACATAGTGTACTTAACCGCCGATACGGACGAAAAACTAGAGAAGCTGGAACCGGGGATGCGATACATTGTCGGTGGCATTGTAGACAAGAATCGTTATAAAGATTTGTGCCTAAACAAGGCCCAAAAAATGGGCATTCCCACGCGAAGATTGCCCATTGATGAATACATCAACCTAGAAGGCAGAAGAGTGCTGACAACGACGCATGTTGTACAGCTCATGTTGAAATACTTCGACGGGCATGACTGGAAGAACGCCTTTGAAACTGTTTTACCGCCCAGAAAGCTGGATGCAGAAACGGCGTCCCTGGCGGCTGCACCAGCGACAGAAGACGTATAAATAGCCGCCAATGTAGTATTATTAGTAATAGTAGTTAGAATAATTTTTAAACTGTAACTGGACGTCGTGGTTGTCTCTCACATACACGCCACTGGTACCTCTCGTCCTGAACAATTGCTTCTCTCGTACATCAACATTGTTTGGATATTAGCCGCCTAAACTAGCCCGGCACTGTTTCAcgtccttttctttttcttagcGGAAATAAACGAGTATTACTGCCTCAGGATTACTTCCAAAGTACAGCCCCATAGTAGCGTACATGCCTCCCACTTCCTCTCCTTCTTTGACGTTGTTTATCCATTATTCTCTGCAATtgatatttctttgtttttcgcTCCTTAGAATGACTCTTTCCTCTTATTACCCGGcctgcaatttttttttttcacacgCTCTTTTAATTCCCTACGTAATTTACTCATCCTTGCGATGCTATTGCACTGGCAATGAAGCAACTTAGTACAAAATAAAGAGCCACTATCCCGCCGAATCTTACCAAGCATGCAATTAATACCGGTTGAATTGAGTAAAGAGACTCTGAGTGGAATCTCTGGATCCATCTCGATCTCGTGCTGGATCATTGTGTTTGTCCCTCAGATTTATGAGAACTTTTATAGGAAGTCGTCCGATGGATTGTCGCTCTTATTCGTGATTCTGTGGCT
The DNA window shown above is from Saccharomyces kudriavzevii IFO 1802 strain IFO1802 genome assembly, chromosome: 15 and carries:
- the SDD3 gene encoding Sdd3p (similar to Saccharomyces cerevisiae YOL098C; ancestral locus Anc_3.93) codes for the protein MGFRKIVSFQPDYVPQYHITKYISERTKLQLVHINHKTSTLVHGYFAVPTECPNDSGAPHTLEHLIFMGSKSYPYKGLLDTAGNLSMSITNAWTDTDQTVYTLASAGWKGFSKLLPTYLDHILHPTLTDEACLTEVYHIDPENLSDKGVVFSEMEAIETQSWYVSALEKQRLMFPEGSGYRSETGGLTKNLRTLTNEEIRKFHESLYSSDNLCIIVCGNVPTDELLTVMEKWDDTLPEIPSDVPKKRPFLDTKLSHIPQFRDKVTESTVEFPELDESQSDLFFSWIGMPYTDFRSDLAVSVLLDYFTESALAIFTRELVEIDDPMANSTEYWTDDFMRTIINLRIQGVPSEKVIVTKNKVLEILKNHKIDLPRVKQVVENTKWEYLLNNEKNGESALSTAVITDYIYGHEDGSSLVSSLENLSDFDSLSQWPQQKWESLLKKIFVDNKPIIVTAKPSAQMYERIETERLNLIKQREVEFDENRRLELLTKLNDAKNINDKPIPKSLLQKFEIHNPSKSVQFVNTKSIAIVNSYKNNDLNDPMTKEILEKRPNNFPFFIHLNHFPSQFIELHCLVNSTSIKDTSLLPYYNLFDELFSMPMKIFDQENNVETILSYEEVVAKLKSETVDAQISQGLQGSCPDLIDFRIQCKAGGYSQSVQWIKHCLFDIVFDEKRVRILLENYLNSIVEWKREGSVMLDSLTNRNLYSARSLKKSTDPLFVETKLQEILEEIENGNFEKEILPRIEIMRRQLRSNFNKFHILVLGDISKITDIYEPWNPLIKSLNIEHPVEKVKIPPAPRALSSISSICERPSERAFIITTPASESAYMNLITSIPFNLDYHDPEYAIVSLASEYLQCVEGPFWKGIRGAGLAYGAGMLKLCEINSWGFNIYRGADVIKCYEAGKQIVQDYASGALKFDEQLIQGAISSIINRMATIECGYFETALSRYTDEFCLQRGNDFNELYLERLQNVSEKDLQNVMQKYFVNMFNPAKSVAFVACHPGKLESVQAFLETQGFTVEIEELEDDEEEEVESDKDKNS
- the WRS1 gene encoding tryptophan--tRNA ligase WRS1 (similar to Saccharomyces cerevisiae WRS1 (YOL097C); ancestral locus Anc_3.97); translation: MSNDESVEKITQQVSELKTADVKEQVVTPWDVEGGVDEQGRAQNIDYDKLIKQFGTKPVNEETLKRFQQVTGREPHHFMRKGLFFSERDFTKILDLYEQGKPFFLYTGRGPSSDSMHLGHMIPFVFTKWLQEVFDVPLVIELTDDEKFLFKHKLTINDVKNFARENAKDIIAVGFDPKNTFIFSDLQYMGGAFYETVVRVSRQITGSTAKAVFGFNDSDCIGKFHFASIQIATAFPSSFPDVLGLPDKTPCLIPCAIDQDPYFRVCRDVADKLKYSKPALLHSRFFPALQGSTTKMSASDDTTAIFMTDTPKQIQKKINKYAFSGGQVSADLHRELGGNPDVDVAYQYLSFFKDDDAFLKECYDKYTAGELLSGEMKKLCIETLQVFVKAFQERRAQVDEETLNKFMVPHKLVWGEKERLVAPKPKAKQEKKK
- the COQ3 gene encoding hexaprenyldihydroxybenzoate methyltransferase (similar to Saccharomyces cerevisiae COQ3 (YOL096C); ancestral locus Anc_3.99) translates to MLLRSGLLRPVRVWKNLGLCSRITVGAQTRHKSTDASEDEVKHFRELAPTWWDTNGSQRILHKMNLARLDFVQRTIRNQVKIQDPEIFVPAFNYKEFLPEYVCDNIQREIQESIESSLDERPGMSVLDVGCGGGILSESLARLKWVKSVQGIDLTHECIMVAKEHSKKDPMLERKLSYECKALEDVTGQFNIITCMEMLEHVDVPSEILRHCWTRLSPDNGVLFLSTINRDLISWFTTIYMGENVLKVVPKGTHHLSKYINSKEIIAWFNDNYSGQFRLLDLKGTMYLPLRGWVEHDCSDVGNYFMAIQRLE